AGGACGGAACGCTTAGCGACGCACTTGCGAAGCGCGACCACCTGCTAACACGGCGGCGGTTCTACACCTCCGCAGCCGATCAGGGCTCGGGTCGGCGGGATCGATACTCAGCTTCGGAGATTCGCTATGTCGCCACTGTGGATATCCGGTCGCTGCGCCAGAAAGCCGACAAGGCGGCGAAGGAATACCGGGACTTGGATACCCGTATTCAGCAGGCGAACTGGTCAACCGAGCTTATCGAGGCCGCGAATAAGCCGGCCGAATAGCAAAGTGGCAGGGTTCGGTAGCGAAACCAGAAGAATTTCACATTTTGATAAGTCGGTAGTTGCATCCAGATTGTCGGCGAGCGCGACGGCCTGTCTCTGGCCTTAAAGGGACACCTAAAGATCTCACCTGTACTGAGGCAGCAGGATTAATAACAGACAGTCCTCGTCATTGCGTACATGGGTACAGATCATCGGTTATTTTTCACTACCAAGCGCTGAGGCGTCTGATGCAACGAGGGTGGGTTCGGGGACTTAAAACTTTCTCAAGTTACACAGCAAAAAGCGCCGCTGAGGATTTCCCTCAGCGGCGCTTTTTAGGCTAACTCAAGCAGTCGGGACCTCTTTTAGAAGCCCATGCCGCCCATCTCGTCGCCACCCGGCATTGCCGGCATAGCCGGTTCCGGCTTGTCAGCGACAACAGCCTCGGTGGTCAGGAACAGAGCCGCAATGGAAGCGGCATTCTGCAGTGCGGAGCGGGTAACCTTCACCGGGTCGTTGATGCCAGCTTCCATCAGGTCGATGTACTCGCCGGTAGCAGCGTTCAGGCCTTCACCCTGCGGCAGGGAAGCAACCTTCTCGGTAACGACGCCGGCCTCGAAACCAGCGTTCAGAGCAATCTGGCGCAGCGGAGCTGCGAGAGCCGCACGCACGATGCGGACACCGGTTGCCTCGTCGCCGGTCAGACCCAGCTCGTCGTCAAGCACGTGCGAGACCTGCAGCAGTGCGGAACCGCCACCTGCGACGATGCCCTCTTCCACAGCAGCCTTTGCGTTACGGACGGCATCCTCAATGCGGTGCTTGCGCTCCTTGAGCTCGACCTCAGTTGCGGCGCCAGCCTTGATAACTGCAACACCGCCGGCGAGCTTAGCCAGGCGCTCCTGCAGCTTCTCCTTGTCGTAGTCGGAGTCGGAGTTCTCGATCTCAGCGCGGATCTGGTTGACGCGGCCCTCGATAGCGGACTGCTCGCCAGCGCCCTCGACGATAGTGGTCTCGTCCTTGGTGACGACCACCTTGCGAGCGCGACCCAGCAGCGGCAGGTCAGCGGTCTCGAGCGACAGGCCGACCTCCTCGGAGATGACCTGGCCATCAGTCAGGATAGCCATGTCCTGCAGCATTGCCTTACGACGGTCACCGAAGCCCGGAGCCTTGACAGCGACAGACTTGAAGGTACCGCGGATCTTGTTGACGACCAGGGTGGACAGAGCCTCGCCCTCGACGTCCTCAGCAATGATCAGCAGCGGCTTGCCGGACTGCATGACCTTCTCCAGCAGCGGCAGCAGGTCCTTGATGTTGGAAATCTTGCCGGAAACCAGGAGGATGTACGGATCCTCCAGAACGGCCTCCTGGCGCTCCATGTCAGTGGCGAAGTAACCGGAGATGTAGCCCTTGTCGAAGCGCATACCCTCGGTCAGCTCCAGGTCGAGACCAAAGGTGTTGGCCTCTTCCACGGTAATGACGCCTTCCTTGCCGACCTTGTCCATAGCGGTGGCAATCAGCTCACCGATAGCCGGGTCAGCAGCGGAGATACCAGCGGTAGCAGCAATCTGCTCCTTGGTCTCAATGTCCTTAGCGGACTCCAGGAGCTTCTCGGTAACAGCCGTGACAGCCTTCTCGATGCCGCGCTTGATGCCCATCGGGTTGGAGCCAGCAGCAACGTTGCGCAGACCCTCGGAAACCAGAGCCTGAGCCAGAACGGTAGCGGTAGTAGTACCGTCACCAGCGACATCGTCGGTCTTCTTGGCAACTTCCTTGACCAGCTCAGCGCCGATCTTCTCGTAAGGATCCTCAAGTTCGATTTCACGTGCAATGGAGACACCGTCGTTGGTGATCAGCGGTGCGCCCCACTTGCGCTCGAGGACTACGTTGCGACCCTTCGGGCCCAGCGTAACCTTGACAGCGTCTGCCAGGGTGTTCAGACCCGTTTCGAGACCGCGGCGGGCCTCCTCGTCAAATGCAATCATCTTAGCCATGAGGTTTGAAGAATCCTCCGTCTATTTATGTGGCACTTACATTGGAAGTTGACCCAGGCGCCCGCGACGGCATGTGATTCGAGGGAAGCGCCGCCCTCTCCATCACCGGAGTCAACACTGTACTTTTTAACGACTTTGCAACACTTGTTTCAGTCTGCGCTGCAGTATGTGCTGCAGTTTGCTGCAACTCGCATACAACGCACACATACACAAGGTGTGAAGTTGTTTTTATTAGCACTCAATTAGAGCAAGTGCTAATTCACTTTTTTAGCACTCAACCCCATCGAGTGCAAGGTTAAGCGCCGCAACTCCCAACGCCAATACCACTCCCGACGTCACTCCCAACGTCATCATGGTTGTGCGCCTACACTGTCGCACATGAGCATTATTAATAAGGAACTCACGGACGCCCTGCGAGACCACATCTCCAGCCAACGCGAGACCATCCGCACCCAGCTGACCGAGCTGGTGGCTTTCCCCTCCGTACACGGCACCGAAGAAACCAAACAGGCTTGCATTGACGCAGCTCAGGCGGTTACCGAGATGTACGCAGAGCTGGACATCGAACTGAAGGCGCACCACACCGTCGACGGCTCGATTGCTCTGTCGGGTTTCGTCCCCGGGTCGTCGGAAAGCGCGAAGACCGTACTGCTCTACTCCCATTACGACGTCCAGCCGGCGGGCGACGAATCCGCTTGGACCGCGGATCCGTGGACGCTCGATGAGCGCGACGGTCGCTGGTACGGACGCGGTACTGCCGACTGCAAGGGCAACGTGGTCATGCACCTGGCTGCGCTGCGCGCGCTGCGCGACGACGCTCTTGCGGGCCACGTCGACATGCCAAACATCAAACTCATCGTGGAGGGCTCCGAGGAGCGCGGGTCGGCGGGCCTGAACAACCTCATCGCCACACAGCCAGAGCTTTTCGACGCCGACGTCATCCTCATTGCGGATGTCGGCAATGCCGAGGTTGGCCAGCCGACGCTCGTGACCACTCTGCGCGGCACCGCCGATGTGGAAGTACGCGTCGATGCGCTGGAGCAGCCGGTTCACTCGGGCATGTTCGGCGGCGCAGCCCCGGATGCGCTGGCGGCACTGATTCGCATGCTCGACAGCCTGCGCGATGAAAATGGCTTTACTTCTATTGATGGACTGGACTGCTCGCAGCGGTGGGAGGGCCTGGACTACTCGCCAGAGACTTTCCGCGCTGACGCCGGCGTGCTCAATGGAGTGGGCCTGATTAGCAACGAGGACACTTCCGTCTCCGATCTGACCTGGGCGCGCCCGTCGGTGATTGTGACCGGCATCGACTGCCCACCGGCAACCAATGCTGTCAACGCGATTTCGTCGACCGCCATGGCGCACATTAACTTCCGCATCCCAGGCGGCGTTGATCCGGCTGAGGCGCAGGACGCGCTGGAAAATCACCTGCGCGCACATGCTCCGTGGGGCGTGAAGGTGACGGTCGAACGCGACGAGCTGGCTAACCCGTTCCGGGCCAACGTTGAGGGCAAGGTTGTGCAACTGGTCGCTGACAGCCTGTCGGCCGCCTATGGCAAGGAGACCGCAAGCATGGGCGAGGGCGCCTCAATTCCGCTGTGCGCCACCCTGCTGGACGCCGTACCAGGTGCTGACATCGCGCTTTACGGCGTGGAGGAGCCACAGGCTCGCATCCACTCGGCTGATGAATCGGTCGACCCGAACGAGATTCGCGACATCGCTATTGGCGAGGCGGTTTTCCTGGCCTCTGTCAACGGAATTTAACGGGGACAGCAAAGAATCCACCAAAGATATTGATTGAATGACTTGTGTCACATCTTTTACCTGTAGTAAGGTTCCACCCATGCAGCAGAACATTCTTATTCGAGTAGCGAAGGCTACGAACCCCGGTGGAGGCCGACAGGACTGACCCCTCCACACGGGGTCTCTGGCCGCAACTTCTCAAAGCACTTGGTTGGTCCGCCACTCACAGCAAAAGCAACTAAGCAAAGGACCAGAAAAGAATGTTTCCCACTCGCACCCAGAAGAACATGTCCACTTCGACGACGTTCACGGGCAAGCGCCCTTCGTTGGAGCACCAGGACGACGGCAATGTGCGAACTTATTCCGACGATCCATTTAGGGCTCGATTCGGACATCGCCTGCCTCGAGGCTTAAGGCAAGAAGCTCGTGGCATGAACTGGCAGAAGTTCAAGGACACCTACTCCCCCACGAGCGGCCCGGTTCAGATCAAGAATTTCGAGGCAACCCGCGGCACCCTGGGGCGCTGGAATTTCAACGCTGACTTAACACTGACCGACAAGGACGACCACACCCACACCTTCACCCAGGAGATTACCGCTATGGGGCCGGTGTCGGCTTGCACTAATCTGCTGGCTGATGCAGGTTACCGCGTGGAAATCGTGGAATTCCACCAGTTCGAAATCTTCGAAGCTACCGCTACCTTTGTCTATGCAGGTCACAACAATGACCATGTGTGGACCATGGGCTTCGGCCAGACTCCGGAGGCTTCCGTGCTCTCCGCTTTGGTCTGCGCTGCTAACCGCCTGCATGGGTAGGACGCGGATGCTGCTCGTTTAGTAAACGGGGGGTGTCCCTATGTTTTTGTCAAGTGCCAGACCGATGTTGACGAGCACAGTCTTGGGAGTAGTTTCTTAGGCGTGCCTAGGAGCCGGCCAGCGTGTGCTGGTCGGCTTCGTCTTTGGGGCTTTATGCGGCGACGGGGCGTGGCGGGATTTCGCGGAAGAACTCCTTGTTTTTCAGCATCGCGTAGATGACATTGCATCGGCGTCGTGCCAGGCAGATGACTGCTGCGTTGTGGCGTTTTCCTTCAGCGCGTTTGCGTTCGTAATACCGCCGTGACGGTTCGTGGCTGCGGATAACTGCGAATGCGGAGTAGAACAAGGCGTTTTTCAGTCGTTTATTGCCTGACCGTGCCGGGAATTCACCTCTGATCGACGAACCGGATCGTCTAGTCACGGGTGCTATTCCAG
The sequence above is drawn from the Corynebacterium jeikeium genome and encodes:
- a CDS encoding acetyl-CoA acetyltransferase; the encoded protein is MFPTRTQKNMSTSTTFTGKRPSLEHQDDGNVRTYSDDPFRARFGHRLPRGLRQEARGMNWQKFKDTYSPTSGPVQIKNFEATRGTLGRWNFNADLTLTDKDDHTHTFTQEITAMGPVSACTNLLADAGYRVEIVEFHQFEIFEATATFVYAGHNNDHVWTMGFGQTPEASVLSALVCAANRLHG
- a CDS encoding dipeptidase is translated as MSIINKELTDALRDHISSQRETIRTQLTELVAFPSVHGTEETKQACIDAAQAVTEMYAELDIELKAHHTVDGSIALSGFVPGSSESAKTVLLYSHYDVQPAGDESAWTADPWTLDERDGRWYGRGTADCKGNVVMHLAALRALRDDALAGHVDMPNIKLIVEGSEERGSAGLNNLIATQPELFDADVILIADVGNAEVGQPTLVTTLRGTADVEVRVDALEQPVHSGMFGGAAPDALAALIRMLDSLRDENGFTSIDGLDCSQRWEGLDYSPETFRADAGVLNGVGLISNEDTSVSDLTWARPSVIVTGIDCPPATNAVNAISSTAMAHINFRIPGGVDPAEAQDALENHLRAHAPWGVKVTVERDELANPFRANVEGKVVQLVADSLSAAYGKETASMGEGASIPLCATLLDAVPGADIALYGVEEPQARIHSADESVDPNEIRDIAIGEAVFLASVNGI
- the groL gene encoding chaperonin GroEL, whose product is MAKMIAFDEEARRGLETGLNTLADAVKVTLGPKGRNVVLERKWGAPLITNDGVSIAREIELEDPYEKIGAELVKEVAKKTDDVAGDGTTTATVLAQALVSEGLRNVAAGSNPMGIKRGIEKAVTAVTEKLLESAKDIETKEQIAATAGISAADPAIGELIATAMDKVGKEGVITVEEANTFGLDLELTEGMRFDKGYISGYFATDMERQEAVLEDPYILLVSGKISNIKDLLPLLEKVMQSGKPLLIIAEDVEGEALSTLVVNKIRGTFKSVAVKAPGFGDRRKAMLQDMAILTDGQVISEEVGLSLETADLPLLGRARKVVVTKDETTIVEGAGEQSAIEGRVNQIRAEIENSDSDYDKEKLQERLAKLAGGVAVIKAGAATEVELKERKHRIEDAVRNAKAAVEEGIVAGGGSALLQVSHVLDDELGLTGDEATGVRIVRAALAAPLRQIALNAGFEAGVVTEKVASLPQGEGLNAATGEYIDLMEAGINDPVKVTRSALQNAASIAALFLTTEAVVADKPEPAMPAMPGGDEMGGMGF